cacaacaacaacaacaacaacaacagcaacaacaacaacaacaacaacagcagcagcagcagcagcagcagcagcagcaacagcagcagcagcagcagcaacagcaacaacaacagcaacaacattaacaacaacaaaaacaacaatagcagcaacaacaacagcagcagcaacaacagcaacaacaacaacaacaacaacaacaacagcagcagcagcagcagcagcagcagcagcagcagcagcagcagcagcagcagcagcagcaacagcagcagcagcaacagcaacaacaacagcaacaacattaacaacaacaaaaacaacaatagcagcaacaacaacagcagcagcaacagcaacaacagcaacaacaacaacaacaacatgaagagGTGATGAAACTCTTACACAATCGTGCGTGGGTGTataaaaaaagatggatagatagattgagagggagagtgagggggataggggaaggagaagaggaagggcaaggggaagaggaagaggacagagaataaggaggaggaggaggaggaggaaaagaagagcgtCGAGGGTTGTCGGGTTGGTTGGAGGGcccgaagaagggaagaggggaagagggagggagggaggaggagggaggaggagagggggagaggcctagtagaagggagggagggagggagggagggagagaggaggaggctagaagagggagggaggaagagggaaagaggaagagagaagggaatatgaagatagaggaaagagggagagatgaatatagggggataggaaaataggaagataaggggaagagggattaaagaggagaaaaggaagagggaaagcgaCAGAGAGGCAAAAGCGGCGAAGATgaaccagaaagaaagatagataaaaggacaCACAGACTGAAAGACCAGAAAGAAAACAGCAACATAGAGAAaccacgagacagacagacagccagagacaagcagacatacagacagatagacagacaagcggagacaagcagacagacagacagacagacagacaagcagacagacagacagaactgacagacagacacccagccCCTTCCCCGATGACGAACAAAGGACAAAAGCACCGAgcgtggacagagagagagagagagagagagagagagagcgacgaagaCCTTGCACATAATGTTGCAACGTTATAGCAAGGTCAGTCTCTTGGGGGAAACAAAGAACAGTGGAACAaagctgcaaaaaaaaaagaaaaaaagaaaaaaaaaatattgttcattcTTCCTGACAAGCGGCGACTATTGCAAGATTACATTGCAGAACGTGGCAAACGGCtggttgagggagaaagggagtccGACAGGAGGTTTGGGGAACCGGGTGGCGCCGATAGGGAGATTATTGGGAAGATTTGGGGTTCAAGTTATTGTTTAGGggttaaaaagagaggaaaaggaagaggaaaagtggataggaagggttaaagaaggggaaaagtggaTAGGAAGggttaaagaaagaggagaagtggaTAGGAAGGGTTAAAGAAGAGGTAAAGTGGATAGGAAGggttaaagaagaggaaaagtggatAGGAAGGGTTAAAGAAGAGGTAAAGTGGATAGGAAGggttaaagaagaggaaagaaagagaggtaaagtggataggaagagggttaaaggagagagagagaagaagtggataggaagggttaaggagaggAAAAGTGGATAGGAAGGGTTAAGAAGAAGTGGATAGGAAGGGttaaagaagagtgaaagaaagaggtaaagtgTATAGGAAGggttaaagaagaggaaaagtggatAGGAAGGGTTAAAGAAGAGGTAAAGTGGATAGGAAGggttaaagaaggagaaagtggatagGAAGggttaagaagaggaaaaagtggatAGGAAGGTTAAAGAAGAGGTAAAGTGGATAAGGTTAAAGAAGAGAGGCTAAAGTGGATAGGAAGGgttaagaagagggaagaaagaggtaaagtggataggaagggtgaaagaagaggaaaagtggataggaagggttaaagaagaggaaaagtggatAGGAAGCGTTAAAGAAGACGAAAAGTGGATAGGAAGggttaaagaagagaaaaagtggatAGTAAGggttaaagaaagaggaaaagtggataggaagggttaaagaagaagaaaagtggataggaagggttaaagaagagaaaaaagtggatagtaagggttaaagaagaggaaaagtggataggaagggttaaagaagaggaaaagaaacaggaaaagtggATAGGAAATGATTTTTTGATTGTTTGATtaatttattgtcttttttttttttacttttttttctctctctcgatggaGTTAATGCGTTTATCACGATTGCAGTGCAACACAGAACGAGCAGGGATGTGTTTCGTTGTTGCAAATGTTTTTAAGGAAATGAGAAACGTTGCAACATTTATGACTTAATCTTGCTGGATttcatgatgaaaaataatggagAGATATGCTtgtgaaagagacgaagagaaaaggccgtgtaagaaaaggggaaatggagagggaaggaacgaacactgaagaaaaaattaagatgaacaagagaaatataaaggtaggagaagaaaaaagattatgatggagagagagagagacagacagacagacagacagacagaggcagagagaaagacacacacacactttctctcagagagagagagagagagagagagagacaaacagacagacagacagacgaacagacagacagacagagagagagagagagagagagagacgtttgagagagagagagagaagagaagagaagagaagagaaagaggagagagacagagagagagagaaacagagacagaaacagagacagagacagaaaaaaacagacctcCTCGCGGTGTCTTGACAACTAACCAAAACAGCGTCGGAGAGCTCAGACAATAACCtctaagacaaaacaaaacaaaccccgGGGTCCACCGAGCCGGGCCAGGCAGCGAGGGCCACGGCGGGGCAGGCGGGGCGAGCAGCTGGCCATAGCGGGGCACCGTGGACCAGGAGGTGATGGGCATAGCGGGGCACCGTGGACCAGGAGGTGATGGGCATAGCGAGGCACCGTGGACCAGGAGGTGATGGGCATAGCGGGGCACCGTGGACCAGGAGGTGATGGCCATAGCGGGGCACCGTGGACCAGGAGGTGATGGGCATAGCGGGGCACCGTGGACCAGGAGGTGATGGGCATAGGGCTGGAGTGTCGATCCAAGGGTGGGGGCGTAGCTAGGCtgtatggagagggggaagggagagaaggagaagggtaggggaaagaagagagagaggggaaggggagggagagggagagggagaaggtgaagaagagggggaagggaaagggagagggagagggggaagggaagagaggggagaagggaagggaaggaaagggagagaagggggaggggaggtgggaggaaggagaaaggaaagggagggaagggaaggaaaagaggagagagagttggagaaggggaaggagaaggagggtgagaggagggagaggaaggctagggggagagtgaaagtggCCACAACTGCACTGCACGGTTCATAAGCGGGGTATAACTGGGGACTGTGGCAGAGGAAAGGGCCATAACCGGGCAGCCTGGTCCAAAAGCGGCCATAATGGGGCTGATATGGGTGAGACGCAGTGGGCTGTGGACCAAATGCGGGCCATAGCGGTGGAGAAGGTCCAAGGGCGGCCCGTAGCGGTGGAGAAGGTCCAAGGGCGGCCCGTAGCGGTGGAGAAGGTCCAGGGGCGGCCCGTAGCGGTGGAGAAGGCCCAAGGGCGGCCCGTAGCGGTGGAGAAGGTCCAAGGGCGGCCCGTAGCGGTGGAGAAGGTCCAAGGGCGGCCCGTAGCGGTGGAGAAGGTCCAAGGGCGGCCCGTAGCGGTGGAGAAGGTCCAAGGGCGGCCCGTAGCGGTGGAGAAGGTCCAAGGGCGGCCCGTAGCGGTGGAGAAGGTCCAAGGGCGGCCCGTAGCGGTGGAGAAGGTCCAAGGGCGGCCCGTAGCGGTGGAGAAGGTCCAGGGGCGGCCCGTAGCGGTGGAGAAGGTCCAAGGGCGGCCCATAGCGGTAGAGAAGGCCCAAATGCGGCCCGTAGCGGTGGAGAAGGCCCAAGGGCGGCCCGTAACGGTGATGGTCCAAGGGCGGTCCGTAGCGGTGATGGCCTGGCTATGGGCGGCTCAGTGGATCCCGTAACGGTGATGGTCCAAGGGCGGCCCGTAGCGGTGGAGAAGGCCCAAGGGCGGCCCGTAGCGGATCATGGTGGACCAGAGGCGGGCCACGGCGGGTCAGAGCGAGTCAGGAAGGGGCCAGGAGCCGGTCGTAAGGTCGGGCCAGAGGTCTCGCGCGTGGGATACGCCCCTCTCGAGCGTCGCTGCGAGATGTCAGCAAGGGGACAGCTGACTGACAGTTGAGTGCAACAAGGTCACGAATAGGGGgtcattttgaatatatatatgctcctccctcccgttccctccccccttcctcctctccctcctttctttctcccacttcctcctttcttcctcccacttcctctcctccttccttcttcctttcccattcccctttccctactctcctctccgctctgcccctccttccttcctctccttctcccctttcctccttcgtctcgtCTCTCATTCACCTCTACcttttttctctacctccttcctcccccctctgttaCCCTTCctgaccccctcttcctcccccctctcctccactaatCTCTCTcgattcttccctccccccactccctctcttccttccttctccctccccccccctttcagtgTTCAAAGGGTTGACGGGGGTCGAAGAGGAGGGTTATAAGGTCAACACAGcttgttgttgcagttgtgtGGGAAACGTCgatgggacagggagagggggagggggaagggagagggagagggggagggggaagggagagggggagggggaagggatagggggagggggaagggatagggggagggggaagagaagggagaggaaggagggaagcttaTTAAGAggcaaatggagggaaggagagggacaaagatGCGCCTACTAGATAAAACATACctattatatttaaaattatattatttatgaggcaaatgaaatggagagaatgaatcgggggagtggagaagagg
This portion of the Penaeus vannamei isolate JL-2024 chromosome 11, ASM4276789v1, whole genome shotgun sequence genome encodes:
- the LOC138863319 gene encoding histidine-rich glycoprotein-like — its product is MIRYGPPLGLLHRYGPPLDHHRHHRYGPPLDHHRYGPPLGLLHRYGPHLGLLYRYGPPLDLLHRYGPPLDLLHRYGPPLDLLHRYGPPLDLLHRYGPPLDLLHRYGPPLDLLHRYGPPLDLLHRYGPPLDLLHRYGPPLDLLHRYGPPLGLLHRYGPPLDLLHRYGPPLDLLHRYGPPLDLLHRYGPHLVHSPLRLTHISPIMAAFGPGCPVMALSSATVPSYTPLMNRAVQLWPLSLSP